In Microbacterium binotii, one DNA window encodes the following:
- a CDS encoding DUF1295 domain-containing protein → MGALGMVIVLAGAVCALCWILSLITKDTSWVDRIWSIVPVAYVWIFAGVAIAGGLDAARLILMAVLVTLWGARLTFNFARKGGYSGMEDYRWAILRARMRPWQFQVFNLLFIVLYQNALLVLITLPAAAAMLNATPLNVWDAVWALLFLAFLAGEWLADQQQWNFHRAKAAAGGELPPGFVTTGLFRYSRHPNFFFEQAQWWVLYLIGANAALSAGAGILGGAINVTIVGPILLTLLFIGSTVFTESISAGKYPAYAEYRRTTSMLVPWPPRSRRSAEALS, encoded by the coding sequence ATGGGCGCTCTGGGGATGGTCATCGTGCTCGCCGGTGCGGTCTGCGCGCTGTGCTGGATCCTGTCGCTGATCACGAAGGACACCTCGTGGGTCGACCGGATCTGGTCGATCGTTCCGGTCGCCTACGTGTGGATCTTCGCGGGCGTGGCGATCGCAGGCGGCCTCGACGCGGCGCGGCTCATCCTGATGGCCGTGCTCGTGACGCTCTGGGGTGCGCGCCTCACCTTCAACTTCGCCCGCAAGGGCGGCTACAGCGGCATGGAGGACTATCGCTGGGCGATCCTGCGCGCCCGGATGCGGCCGTGGCAGTTCCAGGTCTTCAATCTGCTGTTCATCGTGCTGTATCAGAACGCGCTGCTCGTGCTGATCACCCTGCCCGCGGCGGCCGCGATGCTGAACGCGACGCCGCTGAACGTCTGGGATGCGGTGTGGGCGCTGCTGTTCCTCGCCTTCCTCGCCGGGGAGTGGCTCGCCGACCAGCAGCAGTGGAACTTCCATCGAGCCAAGGCCGCGGCCGGCGGCGAGCTCCCGCCCGGCTTCGTGACCACGGGACTGTTCCGCTACAGCCGCCACCCCAACTTCTTCTTCGAACAGGCCCAGTGGTGGGTGCTGTACCTGATCGGCGCCAATGCGGCCCTGAGCGCGGGCGCCGGCATCCTGGGCGGAGCGATCAATGTGACGATCGTGGGGCCGATCCTGCTGACTCTGCTGTTCATCGGCTCGACCGTGTTCACGGAATCGATCTCCGCCGGCAAGTACCCGGCCTACGCCGAGTATCGGCGTACGACCTCGATGCTGGTGCCGTGGCCGCCGCGCAGCCGCCGGAGCGCCGAGGCGCTCAGCTGA
- a CDS encoding tetratricopeptide repeat protein, whose translation MSEASAAALAHAQTLLDLGRHDDALREAGRELARQPESAPALRISAECLRVLQRIDEADDLARQAVALYPDAAWAWRLAALTALDLHRWDDAAEGADTVRRLSGETPWALSVYADVMLGCSRVDDAIEALQDALRQQPDDADLHAQLADALVRARRRRDAEEHVSAALAIDPTHPWARRLWPIISRRDDDADAAIQLARMLGETPQDADTETAFEMASTRLLIPPLAIVAVASALVLALCAFGPGLLGWRVDTATPAGAGVVAQICVWAASVGLVASWAGRLRRRLGPLFEPIVRSRLTEGPIVVFSSIYLAGALVLTGIGILVGALAGDPTGTIVVLGGVVSAYTAAVLIAALALVARLTYRRGRALAPLLYLALAPGAVVGVVLLALFLVGAVLYVIAWALSGERLPEPFWNRLPDRPRVAPSSPRT comes from the coding sequence ATGAGCGAGGCGTCCGCCGCGGCGCTGGCGCACGCCCAGACGCTCCTCGATCTCGGTCGTCACGACGATGCGCTGCGCGAAGCCGGACGCGAACTCGCGCGGCAGCCGGAATCGGCGCCGGCACTGCGGATCAGCGCCGAGTGCCTCCGCGTGCTCCAGCGGATCGACGAGGCCGACGACCTCGCCCGTCAGGCGGTGGCGCTCTACCCGGATGCCGCGTGGGCCTGGCGCCTGGCCGCACTCACGGCGCTGGACCTGCACCGGTGGGATGATGCCGCCGAGGGTGCGGACACGGTGCGTCGCCTGTCGGGCGAGACCCCCTGGGCGCTCTCGGTGTACGCCGATGTCATGCTCGGCTGCAGTCGGGTGGACGACGCGATCGAGGCACTCCAAGACGCACTGCGCCAGCAGCCCGACGATGCCGACCTGCATGCGCAGCTGGCCGATGCCCTCGTGCGCGCGCGACGACGCCGAGACGCCGAGGAGCATGTGAGCGCGGCGCTGGCGATCGATCCGACGCATCCGTGGGCCAGGCGCCTGTGGCCGATCATCAGCCGCCGCGACGACGACGCGGATGCGGCGATCCAGCTCGCCCGGATGCTGGGCGAGACCCCGCAGGACGCCGACACCGAGACGGCGTTCGAGATGGCCAGCACCCGCCTGCTGATCCCGCCGCTGGCGATCGTCGCGGTCGCGAGCGCCCTGGTCCTCGCGCTTTGCGCGTTCGGACCGGGCTTGCTCGGATGGCGTGTCGACACGGCCACCCCCGCCGGCGCCGGCGTCGTGGCGCAGATCTGCGTGTGGGCGGCGTCCGTGGGACTCGTCGCGTCGTGGGCGGGCCGTCTACGACGACGACTGGGTCCGCTGTTCGAGCCGATCGTGCGCTCGCGTCTGACCGAGGGTCCGATCGTCGTCTTCTCGTCGATCTATCTGGCGGGGGCCCTCGTGCTGACCGGCATAGGAATCCTGGTGGGAGCCCTCGCGGGCGACCCGACCGGCACCATCGTCGTGCTGGGCGGTGTCGTGAGCGCGTACACGGCAGCGGTCCTCATCGCAGCCCTCGCACTGGTGGCGAGACTCACCTACCGCCGCGGCCGCGCGCTCGCACCGCTGCTGTATCTCGCGCTGGCGCCGGGCGCCGTGGTCGGCGTCGTGCTGCTCGCGCTCTTCCTGGTGGGAGCCGTGCTCTACGTCATCGCCTGGGCGCTGTCGGGAGAGCGGCTGCCGGAGCCGTTCTGGAACCGACTGCCGGACCGGCCTCGCGTGGCGCCCTCGTCGCCGCGGACGTAG
- a CDS encoding thymidine kinase codes for MAKLYFRYGAMNSGKSTALLQAAYNYEERGQHVLLAKPEIDTKGADRISSRLGMSRGVDFLIRPEDDLRELFAAHRARVLAAEGADVACLLIDEAQFLTRTQVDDLLRIVVLDGVPSLAYGIRTDFQTHAFPGSRRLMELAHSLEELKTICRCGRKALFNARLVGGRFVFEGDQVAIDELSHEKVTYESMCAQCYLTASGGRLS; via the coding sequence GTGGCCAAGCTCTACTTCCGCTACGGGGCGATGAACTCCGGCAAGTCGACGGCGCTGTTGCAGGCCGCGTACAACTATGAGGAACGCGGCCAGCATGTCCTGCTGGCCAAGCCCGAGATCGACACGAAGGGCGCCGACCGCATCTCGAGCCGCTTGGGCATGTCACGCGGGGTGGACTTCCTCATCCGGCCCGAGGACGACCTGCGCGAGCTCTTCGCGGCGCACCGCGCTCGGGTTCTCGCGGCGGAGGGTGCGGATGTGGCGTGCCTGCTCATCGATGAGGCGCAGTTCCTGACGCGCACTCAGGTCGACGATCTGCTGCGCATCGTGGTGCTGGACGGCGTGCCGTCCCTCGCCTACGGCATCCGCACCGACTTCCAGACGCACGCGTTCCCCGGTTCGCGCCGCCTCATGGAACTCGCCCACAGCCTGGAGGAGCTGAAGACGATCTGTCGCTGCGGTCGCAAGGCCCTCTTCAACGCGCGGCTGGTGGGAGGCCGCTTCGTCTTCGAGGGCGACCAGGTGGCGATCGACGAGCTCAGCCACGAGAAGGTCACGTACGAGTCGATGTGCGCGCAGTGCTACCTGACCGCATCCGGCGGACGCCTCAGCTGA
- a CDS encoding AAA family ATPase, with protein MEDPVIDALARAVAAAPTDAELRLHLAAVLLDRGRTERALAEVSTVLAAEPGNARARAMIARILQDPAPVSPASAPQAPDSAPGDTGFDWSAAEAEVGHIAQPVFVGDDAPAFDEHDVQRSSVTLADVGGMREVKERLESAFLAPLRNPELRALYGKSLRGGLLMYGPPGCGKTFLARAVAGELGASFVSVGLSDILGQYMGDSERNVRELFQLARRQAPTVLFIDEIDAIGQRRSLARRNGMRGVVVSLLEELDGLGSDNEGVFVLAATNQPWDVDPALRRPGRLDRTLLVLPPDAQARQAILRHHLAGRPVEGVDLAALAADTEGFSGADLAYVCELASENALLESSRSGVPRLIGMADLRQSIAQVTPSTGPWLESARNVVRFGEDDGTFAQLREYLRQSGRR; from the coding sequence GTGGAGGATCCGGTCATCGACGCTCTCGCACGTGCGGTCGCGGCAGCGCCGACGGATGCGGAGCTGCGACTGCATCTGGCGGCGGTGCTGCTGGATCGGGGACGCACCGAGCGCGCACTGGCCGAGGTGAGCACGGTCCTCGCCGCGGAACCCGGCAACGCCCGCGCACGCGCGATGATCGCCCGCATCCTCCAAGATCCCGCGCCGGTCTCCCCCGCATCCGCCCCACAGGCACCGGACTCGGCTCCGGGCGACACCGGGTTCGACTGGTCGGCGGCGGAGGCCGAGGTCGGCCACATCGCGCAGCCCGTGTTCGTCGGCGACGACGCACCCGCATTCGACGAGCACGACGTGCAGCGCTCGAGCGTGACGCTCGCCGACGTCGGCGGGATGCGGGAGGTGAAGGAGCGCCTGGAGTCCGCTTTCCTGGCTCCGCTACGCAACCCCGAGCTGCGCGCCCTGTACGGCAAGAGCCTGCGCGGCGGTCTCCTGATGTACGGTCCCCCGGGATGCGGCAAGACGTTCCTCGCCCGCGCCGTGGCCGGCGAGCTCGGCGCCTCGTTCGTGAGCGTCGGGCTGAGCGACATCCTGGGTCAGTACATGGGCGACAGCGAACGCAATGTGCGGGAGCTGTTCCAGCTCGCCCGCAGGCAGGCGCCCACCGTGCTCTTCATCGATGAGATCGATGCGATCGGCCAGCGCCGGTCGCTCGCTCGGCGGAACGGGATGCGCGGGGTGGTCGTCTCGCTCCTGGAAGAGCTCGACGGCCTCGGCAGCGACAACGAGGGCGTGTTCGTGCTCGCCGCGACCAATCAGCCCTGGGACGTGGACCCGGCGCTTCGCCGTCCGGGCAGGCTCGACCGCACCCTGCTCGTCCTGCCGCCGGACGCGCAGGCGCGCCAGGCGATCCTGCGCCACCACCTCGCGGGGCGCCCGGTCGAAGGCGTCGACCTCGCCGCGCTGGCCGCCGACACCGAGGGTTTCAGCGGCGCGGATCTGGCGTACGTCTGCGAGTTGGCGAGCGAGAACGCGCTGCTCGAAAGCAGCCGGAGCGGCGTGCCGCGCCTGATCGGAATGGCCGATCTCCGACAGAGCATCGCACAGGTCACCCCGTCGACGGGGCCCTGGCTCGAATCGGCACGCAACGTGGTGCGCTTCGGAGAGGATGACGGAACGTTCGCCCAGCTGCGCGAGTATCTGCGCCAGAGCGGGCGGCGATGA
- a CDS encoding HAD-IIB family hydrolase, which translates to MTQPPKLVAFDLDDTLAPSKSAVDPRIADLLLALASRVEVAIISGGQLAQFRAQVVEQLPDTTDDILDHMHLLPTCGTQYYRLTPAGITTVYAHSLTDDEKTRALAAVEEEAKRLGLWAEQTWGPILEDRGSQITFSALGQSAPLDAKTAWDPTGEKKNTLREAVAARIPDLEVRSGGSTSVDITHRGIDKAYGMQRLAEHTGISLDDMLFIGDRLDPDGNDYPVLTLGVTCHAVHGWQDTADYLDTLIPTLPTR; encoded by the coding sequence ATGACTCAGCCGCCGAAGCTCGTTGCGTTCGATCTGGACGACACGCTCGCCCCGTCCAAGAGCGCGGTCGATCCGCGGATCGCGGACCTGCTGCTCGCGCTCGCCTCCCGGGTGGAGGTCGCGATCATCTCCGGCGGCCAGCTCGCCCAGTTCCGCGCCCAGGTCGTCGAGCAGCTGCCCGACACGACCGACGACATCCTCGATCACATGCACCTGCTGCCCACCTGCGGTACCCAGTACTACCGCCTCACCCCCGCGGGCATCACCACGGTCTACGCCCACAGCCTCACCGACGACGAGAAGACCCGCGCCCTCGCCGCCGTCGAAGAAGAAGCCAAACGCCTCGGGCTCTGGGCCGAGCAGACCTGGGGGCCCATCCTCGAAGACCGCGGCTCGCAGATCACCTTCTCCGCCCTCGGCCAGTCCGCACCCCTGGACGCGAAGACCGCCTGGGACCCCACCGGCGAGAAGAAGAACACCCTCCGCGAAGCCGTCGCCGCCCGCATCCCCGACCTCGAAGTCCGCTCCGGCGGATCCACCAGCGTCGACATCACCCACCGCGGCATCGACAAGGCCTACGGCATGCAACGCCTCGCCGAACACACCGGCATCAGCCTCGACGACATGCTCTTCATCGGCGACCGCCTCGACCCCGACGGCAACGACTACCCCGTCCTCACCCTCGGCGTCACCTGCCACGCCGTCCACGGCTGGCAGGACACCGCGGACTACCTCGACACCCTCATCCCCACCCTCCCCACCCGCTGA
- a CDS encoding aspartate-semialdehyde dehydrogenase — MTRISESGLSVAVVGATGQVGTVMREILAERSFPIGELRLFSTARSAGTAVEFGGQTVIVEDVATADPAGIDIALFSAGATGSRAHAPRFAEAGAVVIDNSSAWRNDPEVPLVVSEVNPHAIDERPKGIIANPNCTTMAAMPVLKVLDAEAGLERLIVSTYQAVSGSGLAGAQELLGQVEGVLAQGDTLRLVHDGSAVDFPQPEKYIAPIAFDVIPFAGNLVDDGENETDEEKKLRNESRKILELPELRVAGTCVRVPVFTGHSLSINVEFARDITPDRARELLAAAPGVALEEVPTPLQAAGSDPSYVGRIRRDQSAPEGKGLVLFISNDNLRKGAALNAVQIAEIVAARLGVTA; from the coding sequence ATGACCCGCATCTCCGAATCCGGACTCTCCGTCGCCGTCGTCGGCGCCACCGGTCAGGTCGGCACCGTCATGCGGGAGATTCTCGCCGAGCGCTCCTTCCCGATCGGCGAGCTGCGCCTGTTCTCCACGGCGCGCTCGGCCGGTACCGCTGTCGAGTTCGGCGGTCAGACGGTCATCGTCGAGGACGTCGCCACGGCCGACCCCGCCGGCATCGACATCGCCCTCTTCTCCGCGGGTGCCACCGGCAGCCGCGCGCACGCGCCCCGCTTCGCCGAGGCCGGCGCGGTCGTCATCGACAACTCGAGCGCCTGGCGCAACGACCCCGAGGTCCCTCTGGTCGTCAGCGAGGTCAACCCGCACGCGATCGATGAGCGCCCCAAGGGCATCATCGCGAACCCGAACTGCACCACGATGGCCGCCATGCCCGTGCTCAAGGTCCTCGACGCCGAGGCGGGCCTCGAGCGGCTCATCGTGAGCACCTACCAGGCCGTCTCCGGGTCCGGACTCGCCGGTGCCCAGGAGCTGCTCGGACAGGTCGAAGGCGTTCTCGCCCAGGGCGACACCCTGCGTCTCGTGCACGACGGGTCCGCGGTCGACTTCCCCCAGCCGGAGAAGTACATCGCGCCCATCGCGTTCGACGTGATCCCGTTCGCCGGCAACCTGGTCGACGACGGCGAGAACGAGACCGACGAGGAGAAGAAGCTCCGCAACGAGAGCCGCAAGATCCTCGAACTGCCCGAGCTGCGTGTGGCGGGCACCTGCGTGCGCGTCCCCGTCTTCACGGGCCACTCGCTGTCGATCAACGTCGAGTTCGCGCGGGACATCACCCCGGACCGCGCCCGCGAGCTGCTCGCTGCAGCGCCCGGCGTCGCGCTGGAGGAGGTCCCCACGCCGCTGCAGGCCGCGGGTAGCGACCCCAGCTACGTCGGTCGTATCCGCCGCGACCAGTCGGCGCCCGAGGGCAAGGGGCTCGTGCTGTTCATCAGCAACGACAACCTCCGCAAGGGTGCCGCGCTCAACGCGGTGCAGATCGCCGAGATCGTCGCGGCTCGCCTGGGCGTCACCGCCTGA
- a CDS encoding threonine/serine ThrE exporter family protein yields the protein MEPPADTTDLLPVVDDALSVRILDLAVRMGETMLVAGAPASEVTLTIVRVCEVYGLTPVHVDVTYNSITAAYHRSGAARPVTLLRVVRGSTPDHDRLMRLQALVADISTGMGLDDAQAAARRIRRAPFRYPPAAVITAQGALAVGVAVMFGANWLLIALAFTGAACAALTQFALAKARVPYFFSQVAGAFVLTVIAAMSRFLAVLGVPGADDIRPSVIVAAGIVLMLAGLTVVGAAQDAIDGFALTATGRILELVTQTIGVVIGILAGLETVRMMGLAMEPPDTALPLGPSVMQFVGASIIAIAVAVFNGAGARVVAVSALLSLVAWGGYTIAAAAGLEVAAASGIGAFVASFVGIVIAFRFHVPSVAVTTAAILPMVPGAAVFRGLLGVVESAGDTTVMMTGFATLVNAAVIGISLAVGASLGLYLGQPVRASLSGVTRSRAKLRRYDGPGRGH from the coding sequence GTGGAACCGCCCGCTGACACGACGGATCTCCTGCCCGTCGTCGACGACGCCCTCAGCGTGCGCATCCTGGATCTCGCGGTCCGGATGGGCGAGACGATGCTCGTCGCCGGTGCCCCGGCGAGCGAGGTCACCCTGACGATCGTGCGCGTGTGCGAGGTGTACGGCCTCACACCGGTTCACGTCGACGTCACGTACAACTCGATCACCGCGGCCTACCACCGCTCGGGCGCCGCCCGCCCCGTCACCCTCCTGCGCGTCGTGCGCGGCAGCACCCCCGACCACGACCGCCTGATGCGGCTGCAGGCGCTCGTCGCCGACATCTCCACCGGGATGGGCCTCGATGATGCCCAGGCGGCGGCACGCCGCATCCGCCGCGCGCCGTTCCGCTATCCGCCGGCCGCCGTCATCACGGCCCAGGGCGCACTCGCCGTCGGCGTCGCGGTCATGTTCGGCGCGAACTGGCTGCTCATCGCACTCGCGTTCACGGGGGCGGCCTGCGCCGCCCTGACGCAGTTCGCCCTCGCGAAGGCGCGCGTACCGTACTTCTTCAGCCAGGTCGCCGGCGCCTTCGTGCTCACGGTCATCGCGGCGATGAGCCGTTTCCTCGCGGTCCTCGGTGTCCCCGGCGCGGACGATATCCGCCCTTCGGTCATCGTGGCCGCAGGCATCGTGCTCATGCTCGCCGGACTCACCGTGGTCGGAGCCGCGCAGGACGCGATCGACGGCTTCGCCCTGACGGCCACCGGACGCATCCTGGAGCTCGTCACGCAGACGATCGGTGTCGTGATCGGCATCCTCGCCGGGCTCGAGACCGTGCGGATGATGGGCCTCGCGATGGAGCCGCCCGACACGGCCCTGCCGCTCGGGCCGTCGGTCATGCAGTTCGTCGGCGCGTCGATCATCGCGATCGCAGTCGCCGTCTTCAACGGCGCCGGCGCACGCGTGGTCGCCGTCAGCGCGCTGCTCAGCCTGGTCGCGTGGGGCGGTTACACGATCGCTGCGGCAGCGGGACTGGAGGTCGCCGCGGCGAGCGGCATCGGAGCCTTCGTCGCGAGCTTCGTGGGCATCGTGATCGCCTTCCGGTTCCACGTTCCGTCCGTGGCGGTGACGACGGCGGCGATCCTGCCCATGGTGCCGGGCGCCGCGGTGTTCCGCGGGCTTCTCGGCGTCGTCGAGTCCGCGGGCGACACCACGGTGATGATGACCGGGTTCGCGACGCTCGTGAACGCGGCCGTCATCGGGATCAGCCTCGCCGTCGGAGCCTCGCTCGGCCTGTACCTCGGACAGCCCGTGCGGGCGTCGCTGTCGGGTGTGACCCGCTCACGCGCGAAGCTGCGGCGCTACGACGGGCCGGGGCGCGGCCACTGA
- the mqo gene encoding malate dehydrogenase (quinone), translating into MTGNVDVLLIGGGIMSATLGTFLQQLQPDWKIAVFERLGEVAQESSNAWNNAGTGHAALCELNYMPAAPDGSVDPAKAVAINEQFQQSRQFWSTLVERGVLAAPETFINRTPHMTFVRGEKDVAYLKRRYESLKQQPLFEGIEYSEDSRVINQWAPLLMQQRRKGEPFAATRVPSGTDVDFGSLTRQLLDSMQRGGAEVLTGREVRSLKRQKDGSWQVGYRHTVGRTPGRINARFVFIGAGGWAIKLLQRSRIPEAKGYGVFPIGGQWLKTSNPALVAQHKAKVYSQASVGAPPMSVPHLDTRVVDGETSLLFGPFATFSPKFLKNGSPWDIVTQVRLSNLGSMLTAGATNLNLVKYLVSELLKTHKKKVDSLREFMPSADGADWELLNAGQRAQVMKGGKLQFGTEVVAAADGSIAGLLGASPGASTAVSIMLGLLKSCFPDRIGEWEPQLRELIPSYGTTLNPDPAAAEASLAATAEELHLTV; encoded by the coding sequence GTGACAGGAAACGTCGACGTCCTCCTGATCGGTGGCGGCATCATGAGCGCCACACTCGGGACTTTTTTGCAGCAGCTCCAGCCGGACTGGAAGATCGCGGTGTTCGAGCGCCTGGGCGAGGTCGCCCAGGAGAGCTCCAACGCGTGGAACAACGCCGGGACGGGACACGCCGCTCTGTGCGAGCTGAACTACATGCCCGCCGCCCCCGACGGCTCGGTCGATCCCGCCAAAGCCGTGGCGATCAACGAGCAGTTCCAGCAGAGCCGGCAGTTCTGGTCGACGCTCGTCGAGCGCGGCGTGCTCGCCGCCCCCGAGACGTTCATCAACCGCACGCCCCACATGACGTTCGTGCGCGGTGAGAAGGATGTGGCCTACCTGAAGCGCCGGTACGAGTCACTGAAGCAGCAGCCGCTGTTCGAGGGCATCGAATACAGCGAGGACTCCCGGGTCATCAACCAGTGGGCGCCCCTGCTGATGCAGCAGCGTCGCAAGGGCGAGCCGTTCGCCGCGACGCGGGTGCCCAGCGGCACCGACGTCGACTTCGGGTCGCTCACCCGGCAGCTGCTGGATTCGATGCAGCGGGGCGGCGCCGAGGTCCTCACGGGCCGCGAGGTGCGTTCGCTCAAGCGGCAGAAGGACGGCTCGTGGCAGGTCGGCTACCGTCACACGGTGGGCCGCACGCCGGGACGCATCAACGCGCGCTTCGTGTTCATCGGGGCGGGCGGCTGGGCGATCAAGCTGCTGCAGCGCTCCCGCATCCCGGAGGCGAAGGGCTACGGCGTCTTCCCCATCGGTGGACAGTGGCTGAAGACCAGCAACCCCGCCCTCGTCGCGCAGCACAAGGCGAAGGTCTACTCGCAGGCATCCGTCGGCGCGCCGCCCATGTCGGTGCCGCACCTGGACACCCGTGTCGTCGACGGTGAAACCTCGTTGCTGTTCGGTCCGTTCGCGACCTTCAGCCCGAAGTTCCTCAAGAACGGCTCGCCCTGGGACATCGTCACCCAGGTGCGCCTTTCGAACCTCGGCAGCATGCTCACGGCCGGTGCCACCAACCTCAACCTTGTGAAGTACCTCGTCAGCGAGCTGCTGAAGACGCACAAGAAGAAGGTCGACAGTCTCCGCGAGTTCATGCCGTCCGCCGACGGCGCGGACTGGGAGCTGCTGAACGCCGGTCAGCGTGCCCAGGTCATGAAGGGCGGCAAGCTGCAGTTCGGCACCGAGGTCGTCGCCGCGGCGGACGGCTCGATCGCGGGTCTGCTGGGCGCGTCTCCGGGAGCCTCGACCGCCGTGTCGATCATGCTGGGCCTGCTGAAGTCCTGCTTCCCCGACCGCATCGGCGAGTGGGAGCCGCAGCTGCGGGAGCTCATCCCCAGCTACGGCACGACGCTGAACCCGGATCCGGCTGCGGCCGAGGCGTCCCTCGCCGCGACGGCCGAGGAGCTGCACCTCACGGTCTGA
- a CDS encoding aspartate kinase — protein MALIVQKYGGSSVADAESIKRVAKRIVDTRRAGHDVVVAVSAMGDTTDELLDLANEVAPIPAPRELDMLLSSGERISMALLAMAIHSMGFEARSFTGSQAGMITDAKHGAARIVDVTPVRLREALDEGAIVIVAGFQGFNRDTRDITTLGRGGSDTTAVALAAALGADVCEIYSDVDGIFTADPRVVPRARKLPVVSTEEMLELAANGAKVLYIRAVEYARRHGVVIHARSTFSSSEGTYVLDAQQRSAYIPEGEAMEEPIVAGVATDLSQAKITVIGVPDVPGKAAEIFKIVAKSGANVDMIVQNVSAAATARTDISFTLPKSDATAALKALAADQLDVGFEALVHDDQIGKLSVVGAGMRTNSGVSATLFEALSTAGINIEMISTSEIRISVVLRADDIAEAARVVHTAYGLDGEGDAVVYAGSGR, from the coding sequence GTGGCGTTGATCGTCCAGAAGTACGGCGGGTCGTCGGTCGCCGACGCCGAGAGCATCAAGCGCGTCGCGAAGCGCATCGTCGACACTCGTCGCGCCGGCCACGACGTCGTCGTGGCGGTCAGCGCGATGGGCGACACGACCGACGAGCTCCTCGATCTGGCGAACGAAGTGGCGCCGATCCCCGCACCCCGCGAACTCGACATGCTGCTCTCCTCGGGCGAGCGCATCTCGATGGCGCTGCTGGCGATGGCCATCCACTCGATGGGCTTCGAGGCGCGCTCCTTCACCGGCAGCCAGGCCGGCATGATCACCGATGCGAAGCACGGTGCGGCCCGCATCGTCGACGTGACCCCCGTGCGCCTGCGCGAGGCACTGGACGAGGGTGCGATCGTCATCGTCGCCGGCTTCCAGGGCTTCAACCGCGACACCCGCGACATCACGACCCTCGGCCGCGGCGGCTCCGACACCACGGCGGTCGCGCTGGCTGCCGCCCTGGGCGCCGACGTCTGCGAGATCTACAGCGACGTCGACGGTATCTTCACCGCTGACCCCCGCGTCGTCCCGCGCGCCCGGAAGCTTCCCGTCGTCTCGACGGAGGAGATGCTGGAGCTCGCTGCCAACGGCGCGAAGGTGCTGTACATCCGCGCGGTCGAGTATGCGCGCCGCCACGGCGTCGTCATCCACGCGCGCTCCACCTTCAGCTCCAGCGAGGGCACCTACGTGCTCGACGCACAGCAGCGTTCCGCCTACATCCCCGAGGGAGAAGCCATGGAAGAGCCGATCGTCGCCGGCGTCGCCACCGACCTCAGCCAGGCCAAGATCACCGTCATCGGTGTTCCTGACGTGCCCGGCAAGGCCGCCGAGATCTTCAAGATCGTCGCCAAGTCCGGCGCCAACGTCGACATGATCGTGCAGAACGTCTCGGCCGCGGCCACGGCCCGTACCGACATCTCCTTCACTCTGCCCAAATCGGACGCCACGGCCGCACTGAAGGCGCTGGCAGCCGATCAGCTGGATGTCGGCTTCGAGGCGCTCGTGCACGACGACCAGATCGGCAAGCTGTCGGTCGTGGGCGCGGGCATGCGCACGAACTCCGGCGTCAGCGCGACCCTGTTCGAGGCGCTGAGCACCGCGGGCATCAACATCGAGATGATCTCCACCTCCGAGATCCGCATCTCGGTGGTGCTGCGTGCCGACGACATCGCGGAAGCGGCGCGGGTCGTGCACACGGCCTACGGCCTTGACGGCGAGGGCGACGCGGTCGTCTACGCCGGCAGCGGTCGCTGA